A window of the Salarias fasciatus chromosome 7, fSalaFa1.1, whole genome shotgun sequence genome harbors these coding sequences:
- the det1 gene encoding DET1 homolog produces the protein MDEDIPTLKPRRIQNQNVVHRLERRRICSGRPGAHWYRVRCFHQNLFPNFTVVNVEKPPCFLRKFSPDGRCFIAFSSDQTSLEIYEYQGCQAAQDLLRGQEGETLLTANDQRLLNIRGRLFERFFSLLHVTNVASNGEHLNRECSLFTDDCRYVIVGSAVYVPEEPPPYFFEVYRNNESVTPNPRSPLEDYSLHIIDLHTGRLCDTRSFKCDKIILSHNQGLYLYRNILAVLSVQQQTIHVFQVTADGTFLDVRTIGRFCYEDDLLTLSAVYTEAQAESQPGFPRLYTDKTINSLKHRLLVYLWRRAEQDGSATAKRRFFQFFDQLRRLRMWKMQLLDEHHLFIKYTSEDVVTLRVTDPSQPSFFVVYNMVSTEVLAVFENTSDQLLELFENFCDLFRNATLHSQAVQFPCSASSNNYARQVQRRFKDTIVNAKYGGHTEAVRRLLGQLPISAQSYSSSPYLDLSLFSYDDKWVSVMERPKTCGDHPIRFYARDSGLLKFKIQAGLLGRPVNHAVRRLVAFTFHPFEPFAISVQRTNAEYVVNFHMRHVCA, from the exons ATGGACGAGGACATCCCAACCCTGAAACCCAGACGCATCCAGAATCAGAATGTCGTCCATCGCCTCGAGAGGCGTCGGATATGCTCCGGCCGACCTGGCGCTCACTGGTACAGGGTGCGCTGCTTCCACCAAAACTTGTTCCCTAACTTCACCGTGGTCAACGTGGAGAAGCCGCCCTGCTTCCTGAGGAAGTTCTCACCGGATGGACGCTGCTTCATTGCcttctcatctgaccagacatcTCTGGAG atcTATGAATACCAGGGCTGCCAGGCTGCTCAGGACCTGCTGAGGGGTCAGGAGGGAGAAACTCTGCTAACAGCCAATGACCAGCGCTTGCTCAACATCCGAGGCCGCTTGTTTGAGCGCTTCTTTTCTTTACTCCATGTCACCAATGTGGCCTCAAATGGAGAACACCTCAACCGGGAGTGCAGCCTCTTCACAGATGACTGCCGCTACGTTATCGTCGGGTCGGCTGTGTACGTTCCCGAGGAGCCGCCACCATACTTCTTTGAG GTGTATCGCAACAACGAATCTGTGACCCCGAATCCTCGATCCCCTCTGGAAGACTACTCTCTCCACATCATCGACCTCCACACCGGCAGGCTGTGCGACACCAGGTCTTTTAAGTGCGACAAGATCATCTTGTCACACAACCAGGGTCTCTACCTCTACAGGAACATCCTGGCTGTGctgtcagtgcagcagcagacaaTTCATGTGTTTCAG GTGACTGCAGACGGGACGTTTCTGGACGTTCGGACAATCGGACGGTTTTGCTATGAGGACGACCTTTTAACCCTCTCGGCGGTTTACACGGAGGCCCAAGCGGAGAGCCAGCCCGGCTTCCCCCGCCTCTACACCGACAAAACCATCAACTCCCTAAAGCACAGGCTGCTGGTCTACCTGTGGAGGAGGGCTGAGCAGGATGGCAGCGCCACCGCCAAGAGGAG GTTCTTCCAGTTTTTTGAtcagctgaggaggctgaggatgTGGAAGATGCAGCTGCTTGATGAGCATCACCTCTTCATTAAATACACCAGCGAAGACGTGGTCACACTCAGAGTGACCGACCCctcacag CCGTCGTTCTTCGTGGTCTACAACATGGTGTCCACCGAGGTGCTGGCCGTCTTCGAGAACACCTccgaccagctgctggagctctttGAGAATTTCTGCGACCTGTTCCGAAACGCCACGCTGCACAGCCAGGCGGTGCAGTTCCCCTGCTCCGCCTCGTCCAATAACTACGCCCGGCAGGTCCAGAGAAG GTTTAAGGACACCATAGTGAACGCTAAATACGGAGGCCACACGGAGGCGGTGCGTCGGCTGCTGGGCCAGCTGCCCATCAGCGCCCAGTCCTACAGCAGCAGCCCCTACCTCGACCTCTCCCTCTTCAGCTACGACGACAAGTGGGTGTCTGTGATGGAGAGACCCAAGACCTGCGGGGACCACCCCATCAG GTTTTACGCTCGCGACTCCGGCCTGCTGAAGTTTAAGATCCAGGCGGGCCTGCTGGGGAGGCCGGTCAACCACGCCGTGCGCCGCCTGGTGGCCTTCACCTTCCACCCCTTCGAGCCCTTCGCCATCTCCGTCCAGCGCACCAACGCCGAGTACGTGGTCAACTTCCACATGCGgcacgtgtgtgcgtga